The following are encoded in a window of Castanea sativa cultivar Marrone di Chiusa Pesio chromosome 9, ASM4071231v1 genomic DNA:
- the LOC142611229 gene encoding UPF0481 protein At3g47200-like — MAGISRGEAGETSSGITEDLELEARIKTVVEAKENVKPSPKPKIQKVIFLLRDHKDFQKLYEPRAVSLGPIHHGHKKYELGEKYKLLLTNEFVGGNAKTIHDLYKKIGEKIMELRDCFEEEVNNRVKDDKALAWLLLVDGCAILQYIYCAANPADPASKAKNKFEELNIKPDSVTFTQQDLFLLENQLPYCLLKWLMKWSGNEEKLKRSIEHYIDRHIKVPQPVNQSPILSCKCLSSLSWYWCQQAENGKKESCQSSTISCACLPLLSCLLSWRPLRRQKQQPAVIGKEEIVHCSIKMDGNGDPIHLLDLLRTRLLGKHQQIKPEKPNGEAWQSYRNVQELRAAGIHVERSKEEHSRLSDISFTTLGCLGYLWLPPISVDDSTRPKFLNLIAYEMCLDFKNDFGITSYILFLDSLIDEPNDVKILRKAGILYNCLGSDEEVAQVFNGIGTDLVPNSEIYSNIRLQIQKHYENQFLTLLAQFYYEHFSSPWTFMAFVGALLALALTIMQTKYTIIQTKYTINSPPGPCDNFCKNFT; from the coding sequence ATGGCCGGAATTTCCAGAGGAGAAGCCGGTGAAACAAGCAGCGGCATCACTGAGGACCTGGAGCTGGAGGCAAGGATTAAAACAGTAGTGGAGGCAAAAGAAAATGTGAAGCCATCCCCAAAACCAAAGATACAAAAGGTTATATTCTTGCTCCGAGACCACAAGGATTTCCAAAAGCTCTATGAGCCAAGAGCGGTATCACTCGGTCCTATCCATCATGGTCATAAGAAGTACGAGCTAGGAGAGAAGTACAAGCTTTTGTTGACAAATGAGTTCGTCGGAGGCAACGCAAAGACGATACACGATTTGTATAAGAAGATTGGGGAAAAGATCATGGAACTGAGGGACTGCTTCGAAGAGGAGGTGAACAACAGGGTTAAAGATGATAAGGCCCTCGCTTGGCTATTGTTAGTGGACGGCTGCGCAATTCTACAATACATATACTGCGCAGCCAACCCAGCAGACCCAGCCAGCAAAGCTAAGAACAAGTTCGAAGAGCTGAATATAAAACCCGACAGTGTAACCTTTACACAACAGGATTTGTTTTTGCTTGAGAACCAGCTTCCCTATTGTCTACTGAAATGGTTGATGAAATGGAGTGGGAATGAAGAAAAGTTGAAAAGATCGATTGAACATTATATTGATCGGCACATTAAGGTACCACAACCAGTGAATCAGTCACCAATTCTCAGCTGCAAATGTCTGAGTTCCTTATCATGGTATTGGTGCCAACAAGCagaaaatgggaaaaaagaAAGCTGTCAGTCATCAACTATCAGCTGCGCATGCCTACCTTTACTGTCTTGCTTGTTATCATGGCGTCCCCTGCGAAGACAAAAGCAGCAACCAGCAGTAATTGGGAAAGAAGAAATAGTTCATTGTTCAATAAAAATGGATGGAAATGGAGATCCCATCCATCTTCTGGATCTTCTGAGGACTCGTCTCTTGGGTAAGCATCAACAAATCAAGCCAGAGAAACCAAATGGCGAAGCTTGGCAATCCTATCGCAATGTTCAGGAGCTTCGAGCAGCAGGTATTCATGTGGAACGTAGTAAAGAGGAACATAGTCGCTTGAGCGACATATCGTTTACTACACTCGGTTGTTTGGGGTACCTTTGGCTTCCTCCAATAAGTGTGGACGACTCAACGAGGCCAAAGTTCCTGAACTTGATAGCCTACGAGATGTGTTTAGATTTCAAAAATGATTTCGGGATCACCTCTTACATATTGTTTCTTGATTCACTGATTGATGAACCCAATGATGTTAAGATACTGCGGAAAGCAGGAATACTCTACAACTGCCTTGGCAGCGATGAAGAAGTGGCTCAAGTCTTCAATGGGATAGGCACCGACTTGGTGCCTAACAGcgaaatatatagtaatatcaGATTACAAATTCAGAAGCACTACGAGAACCAGTTTCTGACCTTGTTGGCTCAATTCTATTACGAACATTTCAGCAGCCCCTGGACGTTCATGGCTTTTGTTGGCGCATTGTTGGCACTTGCGCTAACTATCATGCAAACTAAATATACCATCATTCAGACTAAATATACCATCAACTCTCCCCCAGGACCCTGCGATAACTTCTGCAAGAATTTCACCTGA